The proteins below come from a single Cupriavidus basilensis genomic window:
- a CDS encoding DUF4238 domain-containing protein, with protein sequence MTADTAMGAQARKHHYIPQCYLKGFARNRSKNSQLYVVDAKTKRAFLTTPQNVAAERDFNRIDVEGEDPNVVESGYATFESKLAPALVRLDAQGTLQDEQDRALVLELIALMAVRNPLRREASRRFHEDVTRRMMDLVVADKRRFESQVRRATEAGFVKQNGVSYEEFRDFVREGRYAIEVSTTGHVQTELQSLTTVYDLLHRRSWVLIKAAPDTGGFVASDHPVTLCWDDPKMEGGIYPPGFGLSGTTVICPLTKHWAIQGRLDGRAGSIEIPAHGVAALNTRTIGYAGRQIYAESDRFRFIDGDGMLRHGSELLSAMGTLAAPPT encoded by the coding sequence ATGACTGCCGATACCGCGATGGGCGCCCAGGCTCGCAAGCATCATTACATCCCACAGTGCTACCTCAAGGGCTTTGCCCGCAACCGTAGCAAGAACTCGCAGCTGTATGTGGTCGATGCGAAGACGAAACGTGCCTTCCTGACCACCCCGCAGAACGTCGCGGCTGAACGGGATTTCAACCGAATCGATGTGGAGGGTGAAGACCCGAACGTGGTCGAATCTGGCTACGCCACCTTCGAATCGAAGCTCGCGCCGGCGCTGGTACGCTTGGACGCACAAGGAACCCTGCAGGACGAGCAAGACCGAGCGCTAGTGCTCGAGCTGATTGCATTGATGGCTGTGCGCAATCCGCTTCGCCGGGAGGCGTCGCGCCGGTTTCACGAAGATGTCACGCGCCGGATGATGGATCTCGTCGTGGCGGACAAGCGCCGGTTTGAGTCGCAAGTGCGGCGGGCAACTGAGGCGGGTTTTGTGAAGCAGAATGGTGTGAGCTACGAGGAATTCCGGGATTTTGTCCGCGAGGGGCGCTACGCCATCGAAGTGTCCACGACGGGGCACGTCCAAACCGAGCTGCAATCGCTGACTACGGTCTACGACCTGTTGCATCGGCGCAGCTGGGTACTGATCAAGGCGGCCCCTGACACTGGGGGGTTCGTGGCGTCGGATCATCCGGTCACGCTGTGCTGGGATGACCCGAAGATGGAGGGTGGCATCTACCCGCCGGGATTCGGGCTGTCGGGTACAACCGTCATATGTCCGCTCACCAAGCACTGGGCAATCCAAGGCCGCCTTGACGGTCGGGCCGGCTCCATCGAGATACCGGCCCACGGCGTGGCCGCATTGAATACGAGGACAATCGGATATGCAGGCCGGCAAATCTATGCGGAAAGCGATCGCTTTCGGTTTATCGACGGGGACGGCATGTTGCGCCATGGGAGTGAACTACTGTCGGCAATGGGCACGTTGGCAGCGCCGCCGACGTGA
- a CDS encoding phage integrase family protein — MPVEFIAGRWLATDPDDVLEPRAALALLHSLRDALVQRARQHGRDDLAEAASLPGRSGKGMDRAIEAVRELEKLAKPAPQPEHGVGLWLAAPLARRLQAANILTLGELTALCNQRGSAWWRRVPRVGPLAAARVVRVLERYSASLGPLSAHVTGIPPAGPLAPTQLGVDGGTALPLEAMRLPRELDGSKGLNRAPLDRCMIGARDDYQAIQTWLSLWPTESQTYRAYRKEAERFLGWIIIERGRAFADALTDDCIAYRAFLADPQPAARWCGPRAAREIQVAGTSMHNPAWRPFLGPLAPRSRAFSETVLNSLCAWLVDRRYLAANPWAGVPLQRVAKPSMHVEKAIAMPVWEVMSSWLDAEAFASARGRLLRAAVLLLRETGMRCDEAARAVRMNLVPLANTSQGGKLQAVWGELNIVGKGGRERFVPISQRLRGALEEHWADLANADSPLSDDHLIAPLVVPNTPRARAKANEGRQGYSARGLRQLIEETSDRFLSHISSESPELLAEMTRIYPHAFRHAFGAHGLAAGMGINVVQGYLGHASIATTTLYSTADRDRRLYDVEKFYRTT, encoded by the coding sequence ATGCCAGTGGAATTCATCGCAGGCCGCTGGCTGGCCACCGATCCGGACGACGTGCTCGAGCCGCGCGCGGCGCTCGCTCTGTTGCACAGCCTCCGTGACGCTCTGGTACAACGCGCACGCCAACATGGCAGGGACGACCTAGCGGAGGCCGCAAGTCTGCCTGGGCGTTCTGGCAAGGGCATGGATCGCGCTATTGAGGCTGTCCGAGAGCTTGAAAAGCTCGCCAAGCCTGCCCCGCAACCTGAGCATGGGGTTGGCCTCTGGCTCGCCGCCCCTTTGGCCCGCCGACTGCAGGCGGCCAACATCCTCACCCTCGGGGAACTCACTGCACTGTGCAATCAGCGCGGGAGCGCTTGGTGGCGGCGCGTGCCGCGAGTGGGGCCGTTGGCAGCCGCGCGCGTAGTAAGAGTGCTGGAGCGGTACAGCGCAAGTTTGGGGCCGCTTAGCGCCCATGTCACAGGCATACCGCCGGCGGGGCCGTTGGCACCTACTCAATTAGGAGTGGATGGTGGCACCGCACTTCCCCTCGAGGCGATGCGATTGCCACGCGAGCTCGATGGCTCCAAGGGGCTCAATCGCGCACCGCTCGATCGCTGCATGATTGGTGCGCGTGATGATTATCAGGCAATCCAGACCTGGCTTTCGCTGTGGCCTACGGAATCGCAAACCTATCGCGCCTATCGCAAAGAGGCAGAGAGATTTCTTGGCTGGATCATCATTGAGCGGGGAAGAGCCTTCGCCGACGCGCTCACTGATGACTGCATTGCCTACCGCGCCTTTCTGGCCGATCCGCAGCCCGCAGCACGCTGGTGCGGGCCCCGCGCGGCACGAGAGATCCAGGTGGCCGGCACATCGATGCATAACCCGGCGTGGCGTCCTTTTCTGGGGCCGTTGGCGCCTCGCAGCCGAGCCTTCAGCGAAACGGTGCTCAATTCCCTCTGCGCGTGGCTCGTGGACCGGCGCTATCTCGCCGCAAATCCTTGGGCCGGCGTGCCACTACAGCGCGTGGCCAAGCCTTCTATGCACGTCGAGAAGGCCATCGCCATGCCTGTCTGGGAGGTGATGAGCTCGTGGTTAGATGCCGAGGCGTTCGCCAGCGCGCGCGGTCGCCTACTGCGTGCTGCCGTACTTCTTCTTCGTGAGACGGGCATGCGCTGCGACGAAGCTGCAAGAGCAGTGCGGATGAACCTCGTCCCGTTAGCTAACACGTCCCAAGGCGGAAAGCTGCAAGCGGTTTGGGGAGAACTAAACATCGTGGGCAAGGGCGGTCGTGAGCGCTTCGTGCCAATCAGTCAGCGACTCCGCGGTGCCTTAGAAGAGCACTGGGCAGACCTGGCGAACGCCGATAGCCCGCTATCCGATGATCACTTGATTGCGCCGCTGGTCGTGCCTAATACCCCACGAGCTCGAGCCAAAGCTAACGAGGGTCGGCAGGGCTATAGTGCACGAGGCCTGCGCCAGCTGATCGAGGAAACGTCAGACCGGTTTCTGTCACACATCAGCAGCGAAAGCCCGGAGTTGCTCGCGGAAATGACGCGGATTTATCCGCATGCATTCAGGCATGCCTTCGGCGCACACGGCCTCGCCGCCGGCATGGGCATCAATGTCGTGCAGGGGTATCTAGGGCATGCCTCCATTGCGACCACGACGCTGTACAGCACGGCGGACCGCGATCGTAGGCTTTACGACGTAGAGAAATTCTACCGGACCACGTAG